Proteins encoded by one window of Paenibacillus sp. DCT19:
- a CDS encoding gluconate:H+ symporter translates to MSTLFGLSHNATLLVWTLIAIVFLIVLISKYKWNPFITLLLSALMLGLLTGMKPADVISSITGGLGGTLGTIAIVIGLGTMLGKMMAESGGAERIATTLVDRFGMKRVHWAMMIVGFIVGIPVFFEVGVILMIPIIFTVARKTNMSLLQIGIPILAGLSTVHGLVPPHPAPMIAIEAFSADLGKTILYSLIVGIPTAIIAGPLFGKFIGKRVHTEPPAELAEQFATKTSSNLPGFGITLFTILLPVILMLIGSIASIIDPNVTSGFTVFCEFIGNEIIALLISVVFALFSLGFARGFTKHDLSRFTSECLAPTATIILIIGGGGAFKQVLINSGVGNAIAEFATHANINVILFAWLVAALIRVATGSATVAMTTAAGIVAPVLALTPGANIELVVLATGAGSLVLSHVNDAGFWMIKEFFNMSVAQTLKTWTVMETLLSVVGLIFILLLSTVV, encoded by the coding sequence ATGAGCACTCTATTTGGACTATCCCACAATGCAACTTTACTGGTATGGACATTGATCGCCATTGTTTTTCTAATCGTATTGATCTCCAAATATAAATGGAATCCATTTATCACCCTCTTATTATCTGCATTAATGCTCGGTTTACTTACAGGCATGAAACCCGCCGACGTAATCTCGTCAATTACGGGTGGTCTTGGCGGCACGCTTGGTACCATTGCAATTGTTATTGGTCTCGGTACTATGCTGGGCAAAATGATGGCTGAATCTGGCGGAGCTGAACGCATCGCTACTACCCTGGTGGATCGATTTGGTATGAAACGTGTGCACTGGGCGATGATGATCGTTGGTTTTATCGTTGGTATCCCCGTTTTCTTCGAAGTCGGTGTCATTTTGATGATTCCAATCATCTTCACCGTTGCCCGTAAAACAAATATGTCCCTGCTGCAGATTGGTATTCCTATTTTGGCTGGTTTATCCACAGTACATGGTCTCGTTCCCCCTCATCCGGCGCCTATGATTGCCATTGAAGCGTTCAGCGCAGATCTGGGAAAAACGATTTTGTACTCCCTCATAGTAGGTATTCCGACAGCGATTATTGCAGGCCCCTTGTTTGGTAAGTTTATCGGCAAAAGGGTACACACGGAACCACCCGCAGAGCTGGCTGAGCAGTTTGCGACCAAAACGAGCAGTAATCTGCCCGGATTTGGCATTACGCTCTTTACCATTTTGCTGCCGGTTATTCTAATGCTCATTGGTTCTATTGCAAGTATCATTGACCCAAATGTTACGAGTGGCTTCACAGTGTTCTGTGAGTTTATCGGCAATGAGATCATTGCCCTGCTCATTTCAGTTGTCTTCGCCCTCTTTTCGCTCGGATTTGCACGTGGTTTCACCAAGCACGATCTTTCCCGCTTCACCAGCGAATGTCTGGCGCCTACGGCGACCATTATTCTCATTATTGGTGGCGGTGGTGCCTTCAAACAGGTACTAATCAACAGTGGCGTAGGTAATGCCATTGCCGAGTTTGCCACCCATGCCAACATTAACGTGATCCTATTCGCTTGGCTTGTTGCAGCCCTGATTCGTGTAGCTACGGGTTCAGCGACCGTTGCGATGACAACCGCTGCTGGTATTGTGGCTCCGGTTCTTGCACTTACGCCAGGTGCCAACATCGAACTGGTTGTACTCGCTACTGGTGCTGGTTCACTTGTATTGTCCCACGTGAATGATGCAGGCTTCTGGATGATCAAGGAATTCTTCAATATGAGTGTCGCGCAGACGCTCAAGACGTGGACTGTTATGGAAACACTATTATCCGTCGTGGGACTGATCTTTATTTTGCTGCTAAGTACAGTAGTATAA